DNA sequence from the Thermoanaerobaculia bacterium genome:
ATCGAGATCGCCGCGCGCGATGCTGCCGGGGACGATCTCGAACGGCGCCGGGGCGGCTTCGATCCCGTCGTCGGCATCGAGCTCGGCGAGCTCGGAATCGGCGAGCGACAGGGGTTCCGCCGCGAGACCCGAGAAAGAGACCGAGGCGAGCGCCTCCTCGGAGAAGCTCCCCGCAGGATCCACTTCCGACTCGCTCGTGGAGAGATCGAGCCCCTGCGCCGCGTACCAGTTGCGAGCCCCGAGCAGCTTCATCCGCCGGCGTTCATCATCGAATCGGACTCCCAATCCCAGTTTCCGCCAGCCGACGAGCAGGATGCCGGTCTTGTGCTCGGCGCCGAAGCGGACGCGGGCGCGGATCGTGGCCTTCTTGAAGGGCATGCTGAACTCGTCGAGAGTGAAAGTCTCGCCCGCGTAGGCGAATCCCGATTCGGCCTGCAGGTCGCGCACGGTGAGCAGGCGCTCGACCCACCGCGGCAGGTTGCGGCGGGTCTCGAAAAGCCCGATGAAGGGCACGGAGTCGCGGAGCCGGACGCGCAGGTGGCCGCTCGCCGCGGATCCGGGTGGCAGGTCGATCTCCCCCTCGGGCAGCTCGATCCGCGCCCACCAGCCGGTGCTGCCCCCCGGGGCCTTAGGCGCTGCGACGGGCGGCTCGTCGCCCGCCAACTGTGGGCTCTGGAACTCGGTGAGCGCGATGCTCGTGCCGGCGAGATCGAACCGACCCTCGGGCAGGGACGCCGTGGCGAGGGCGAGATCGATCTGCATGCGCCCGTGGAGGTCGAGTTCTCCATAGCGCACCTGGACGTCGTCGAGAGCGATCTGGATTGCGCCGCGGCCGGCGAGCGCCGGCAGCTCGAGGTCGAACGCGCCTTCGGCCCGCCCGGAGCCGCCGACCAGCGCCACTCCCGCTGAAGGCGGCATGAGGCCGGAGAGCGTTGCGAGGTCCGGCACCCGCGCCTGGCCGAGGTCGAGCTTCGCCGAAGCCTCGAGGCTGGCGAGCTCTGAAAGCTGCAGGTCGCGCGTCGTGGCCACCACGACCAGGCCGTCGCCGACGATGTCGGGCTGCTCCGCCGCGCTGCGCCGGATGCCGAACTGCCGGAGGTTCACCCGCCCCTCCGCCTTGCTTCCGTGTTCGTCGCTCGACACCTCGAAGCTGCCCAGGACGTCGCCCGTGACATGGAACTCGAACGCCCGCGCCGCGTAGTCGTCCTGACGGAACTCGACCTTCGTGCCGGGCTGAAGGGCGCCCTCGACGAGGCGGATCTCGCCGGAGATCTCGGCCGTGTCGTCGTCGAGCTGCAGCCAGGCCTGGGGCGGCAACGACGCGAACCAGAAGCGGCCGCCCGACACCCGGCCCGACACCTGGACGGCGGCGGTGACGTGAGCGAGCGTCGCCAGTCCGCGATCCTCCTGATAGGGATAGCGCGCGACCGCGAGGTCGCCCTTGCCGGCCAGCGCTTCGCCGAGGATCAGATCGCCAGCGTGGAGGGTGCTGTCGCGGAATTCCAAGGCGGTGCCGAGAAGCTCGATCTCCCGGGTCGGCAGATGGAGCGTGAGCGCGCCGGTAGCCTTCGCCGTGGTGGTGATCCGAAAGCGATCCATCCAGATCTCGCGCACGCCTGTCGCGTCATAGCCGGCGATCTCGACCGTCCACCGCGGAGCGACCGCCGGCCCCGGCGGCGGCGGCGCGAGCGGCGCAATGACCGGCAACGCGAGGTCGAGGTCGAACGCTGCCCGCGCCAAAGGCGCTGCAGGTGCCGGAGCCAGAGCCGAGAGCGCGCGCTCGCCAGGGACCGCCGATGGGGGCTGCGACGACTCCGCCGGCGCTGGCGCGGGCAGGGATGGCGAGGCCTCCGGCTGAGATTCCGGGGCGTTCGCTTCCGGAAAGGGTGCCTGAAGGGGCTCGCGCAACAGGCTGAACTCGACGCCCGCCGCCTTCACCCCCGCAAGCCTCAGGCGCCGGGAGGCGAGGCGCCAGGGGACCAGCCAGCCCGAGGCCTGGTCGACGTGCGCTCGCCAGCGTAGGCGCGGCGCCTGGCCACGCGCCTCGATTCCGGAAGCCGTCGCCCAGAAGGGGAACCAGGAGTGCGCCGAGTCGAAGGCGACCGCGAGTTTGTGCGGGCGGCGATTCAGAATGCGTTCGGCGACACCGGAGCGCACCGCCACCTCGAAACCGGCGACGTAGAGAACCCAGGCCGCGACAAGCCCTCCGAGTATCCGCCGCGGACGAACGCCGCGACGCGGTGGCGATACCGACTCAGGCGGCGCGGAAGCGCTCAATCGAGACTCTCACCGGGACGGCGCAGGTAGGTGCGTAGCATGGACGGGGATCTCCCGACCGGATCCTAGGCCAACCGTGCCACCGCCGAGCCGCTCCGATGGCGATCTTCACCAAGGGGCAAGAGACCTCCCGCTGTCACGTTCGAGCTCGCGAGTCCGTTCTGTAAGGTGCGACCACAACTCTCACCCGCCGTCCGCGAGGACTCGCCATGCGCCCTTCGAGCACAGCCGAGCGTCATCCATCGTTGCGTTGCTCCCCTGGCGTTGCCACTGCCGTCCTCTTCGCGGTCGCGATCTCGCCGGCGGTGGCCGCGCCCATCCCGCCGGACCTCGACGCCCGGATCGACGCGCTCTTCGCGGAGCACTCCGGGGCCGACCGTCCCGGCTGTGCGGTCGGCGTGGTGCGCGACGGCGAGCCGATCGTCGCCCGGGGCTACGGGCGCGCAAACCTCGAATCGAATCTCCCGATCACGTCCACCACCACCTTCAACCTGGGTTCGGTCGGCAAGCAGTTCACGGCGCTCACGGCGCTCATGCTGGAACGCAGCGGGCGACTCGACCTCGAAGCCGACGTACGCCGCTTCGTACCGGAGCTCGATCCTTCCGTGCCCCCGATCCGCGTCCGCGACCTGCTCGTCCATACCAGCGGCCTGCGCGACGAGGGCACGCTCGGGCTGCTCGCCGGCCGTGCGGCCCGCGACATGGACGGCCTGCTGGCGCTGCTCGCGCGTCAGAGGGGACTCAACTTCCGGCCTGGCACGCGCCACGAGTACAGCCACAGCGACTACTCGGTGCTCGCGCTCGTCCTCGAACACGTGACGAACGAACCGTTGGGCGACCTGCTCGAGCGCTCGATCTGGCGGCCGCTGGGAATGACCTCTACCCGGCTGCACGACCGGCGCGGGCGACCGATCCCGGGCCGCGCCTTCGCCTACACACAGAGCGCAGGCGGCTTCGGCGTGCGCTTCCCGGGCAGCACGCTCGTGGGCGGCAGCAACGTCTACAGCTCGGTCGACGACCTCGCCCGCTGGGAGCGCAATTTCGTGACCGCCGAGGTCGGCGGGCGCGAGGCGATCGATCGCATGCTGGCGCGTCCGCGGCTCCCATCGGGCGAACCGGGACCCTATGCTTACGGCCTTCGCCACGGCAGCTGGCGCGGCCTGCGCACGATCGCTCGCGGCGGTTCGGGCGGCGGCTTCGCGACCGAGATCCTTCGCCTTCCCGACCAGCGTCTGGCGGTGACGGTGCTCTGCAACCTGCTGCCAGCGCACCCCGGGCGCCTCGCGCGCGAGGTCGCCGCGCTGCTCGTCGCCGACAGCCTGGCACCCGTCGCCGCGGAGACGCTGCCGTCTTCCCCCAGGCGTTCTCCCGCCGACGAGCTCGCGCGCGATGCCGGCTGGTATCGGCCCATCGACGACAGGTGGAACGTCGTGCACATGATCGCCGTGGACGGCGTCCTGCACGAGGAGCTCGACGGTTCCCTGATCCCGCTCACGCGTCTCGCCGCGGATCGCTACGCCGACGGGGAATCGCTGACCTATGAGTTCACGCAGCCGGAGGGGGCACCGCGTCGTCTCACCTTGCGCACCGAGGACGAGCCCGAGGTGCTCGTGCGAACTGTCTGGACGGGGCTCTGGCGCCCGGCGCCCGCTGAGCTCGAGGAGTATCTCGGCGAGTTCGTGAGCGACGAGCTCGCCACGCGCTGGCGGTTCGCGCGCGAGGGCGAGGTACTGGTGGTGCATCGCGACGGAGCCGTGACGCCCTGCCCCCTTCAGCCGATCGAACGCGATCTTTTCCGCCTGGTCCCCGGCGGGCCGGAGAGCTGCGCCAGGATCGGACTGGCGATGACACGCGACGCCAGCGGCCACGTCGACGGCTTTGCGCTCTCGGCGATTCCCGACCCTTACGAAATCGTGCGCGGAGTGCGCTTCGAACGGATCGTGCGCGCGAAGGGTTGACGAGCGGCGCAGCATGCCGTGCGCGGGGCGAAGCGCTCTGCGCAGGCTCCGCGTCGGGCGCCGGGTGAGATGAGCCGGTTATTCGGTTGGGGGGGAGGACTGGAGATCACGGGGGCCGAGCTCGCCCCCTCGATCGATCGTGAACCACCACCGCGTTCTGGCGTCTCGCAGCTCCTCGCGATGGTGGTTGTACAAAGGGAACCGTTCGAGCTCGCGTCGGATGAAGGCTTTCAGCGTGGGCTCCTCCGGCAGACCTGAGGCACCTGACATAGCCATCTCTCCCTTCTCGCCTCGGCCGATGCATCCCGCCATCGAGCGCACGAACCAGGGGCCGGGCTCGGTACAGGAAAACCGTTGCGGAGATTCCTTTCTATCAGGCGTTCGCACCGCGGCGGGCTCGCCCGAGCGCTCTGTCACAGAACTGTCGCACTGAAACCTGATCCTCGAACGCTCATACTTCAACGCCTTCAAGTTTGTCGGCTCGCAGAGAGACCTCTCGCGAACCCGACCGCGACACCAGGTGCTACGGGATCGTCGCAGTGCCGCTCCGGAGAAAGAGGGCGACGCCGATATCTTCCAAGGGACGAGAAGGAGCGTCGCCAAGGAGGAGACCGTGGAAACCCGCCGAACGATGTTGCCCGCCATCACGCTTTCGAACGACCCCTGTCCGTTCTGCAGGTTTCCGCCGGAGAAGGCGGTCCTCGTCGAAATCGGGCGCTTCGATGGCATGACGCGTCGGACCCTGTACCAGGTTGCCTGCGCTTGCAGCGCGGCGGGTCCCCTGCGCTCCTCCCCCGCCGAAGCCGCGCTCGGCTGGAGGGCCGCTCGCGAGCGCGACACTCCGAAAGATGAAGTGGCGGCCTGGAACGGGACTCCCCGCCAGCCGTCGGCTACGGTCGAGTCGTTCCGCGTCTGGAGTCCCACCGGGAAATAGGCAGGGCAACAGATCGATGGAGCCAGGGACCGGGCACCACGATTATCGCGACTCCGGGGGCGGCGACCAGTTCATGACCACCTCGATCCGCGCCCCGCCCCCTTCACCGACCAACTGATTGACCAGGAAGCGCTGCCCGTCGGGAGCGGGGCTGAAGTAGGTCCTGTTCGAGGTCACTTTCGGCTCGGGGGTGCGCAGCCGGAAGAGCGCGATCGGTGTAGCGAACGAGAACGGATCGGTGCTCGTGACCGGCACCGCCCTGAGAACGCGGTCGTGTCCGGCGAAGTAGAGCTCCTTGCCGTCGGCGCGCCAGTGCGGCCAGTCGCCGCCATCCCGCGAGACCTGCCAGTTGCCTCCCGCACTTGCGACAGCACGCACAAAGACCTGCCCGACACCGCCGTCGTCCGAGACGTAGGCGACCAGCTTCCCGTCCGGAGAGACGGCTGCATGCGCCTCGTTGGCGCGGCCTTCGAGGAACGGCACCGCCTTCTTCGACCCGTCGAGCGGCAGGATCCAGAGGTCGGCGCCGCGATCCGGGTCGTAGCGCTCGATCAGCAGACTCTTCCCGTCGGGAAACCAGGAGTCGACCCAGCAACCGACGCCCGATTCGAAGAGCAGCTCCTCGGCGCCGCTCCCGTCCGAGGACTTGCGGAAGACCGCCCATCCGCTGGTGCGGGGCGACGTGTAGGCAATCGCTCGTCCATCGGGAGACCAGACAGGAGTCTCGCCACCGGCATCGAAGGTGAGCCGCCGGCCCTGGTCGAGACCGGCGGCGTCGAAGATCCAGAGCTGGCCCTTCTCTCCGGCCGTTACCGTCTGGACCGCGACCTGCCGGCCGTCCGGCGAGAGCGCGGGCTCCATCAATCTCGCCGCAGAGGTGACGGCGGCGAGCGGCGCTCCGCGGCGATCGAACCAGGCGAGCTCGGTGCTCTCCCGCGCGCCGTGGCGCAGGGCGATCGTTCCCGAGGCCGAGACGGAGTACCAGTCCTCGGCCGCCGCCTGCTCTTCGGCGCCGATCTGCGCGGCAAGCGGGCTGATCTCTCCCGAGAGCGTTCCGTTGGCCGGGTCGAAACGCTGCGCGACGAGCGATCCATCATGGACCCAGAGCAGGTAACCGCGCCGGTCGTAAGAGGCGCGCGAGACCTCCGGCAGGATGCGTCGTGCCGGCGTGCCCGCCGGGCCGCGCCAGTAGATTCCCGCAATCTCGTCGTTACCGAAGCAGGTGTAGATGAGCGCACCGCCAGGCAAGGCCAGGGGGAAGCGATGGCTTTGCTCGCCGCGACTCGAATCGAGTTCGGTCGCCCGATGGCTCGGTCCCGAAGAGGCCGAAACCTGCGAGAGCGCCGACGACGCGCCGGACGAGTAGTAGATCTCGCCGTCGTCGCTCCAGCTGCCGCCGCGCGGATCCGAAGCCGGGACCACGGTCTGGGAGAGACCGGTCGCGAGATCGAGGCGCTTCAACTGACCGCCGGCGAAAAAAGCGAGCTTCTTGCCGTCCGGAGACCAGAACGGCTGCTGGGCGCCTGTCGTCCCGGCGAGCGTCCGGCTCGCGCCGCTTTCGAAGGAGTGCGCCCAGAGTATGGCGGGCCCTTCGTCCGGCCGGAGCGAGAAAATCATCGTGCGGCCGTCGGGCGACAGCGCGGGAAAGCCCTGCAGGCTCCCCTTCTCCTCGGGGACGACGGCGAAGCGGGTCACCTGGGTCGCTGTGCCGGCGGCGCGGTCCGGGGCCTGCTGGCG
Encoded proteins:
- a CDS encoding serine/threonine-protein kinase, yielding MTLSSGTRLGQYEITAKLGEGGMGEVYRATDTRLDRQVAIKVLPAEFTEDKERLARFEREAKLLAQLHHPNIASIFGLEESDGTRALVMELVDGLTLAERLESGAFAIAESLSVALQIAQALEEAHEKGIVHRDLKPQNIKASIEGKVKVLDFGLAKAMDPSAGSAASAADLARSPTLMQSPTLTAAHGTQLGVILGTAAYMAPEQARGVTVDKRADIWAFGVVLYEMLVGRSLFAGDTVTDTLAGVLKTEIDFSKLPESTPPAIRQLLRRCLERNPKNRLHDIADARIVLEEQLRGEGATEPARMVEVPPRGASRREQMAWSVALLAGCAAVATFVLRQQAPDRAAGTATQVTRFAVVPEEKGSLQGFPALSPDGRTMIFSLRPDEGPAILWAHSFESGASRTLAGTTGAQQPFWSPDGKKLAFFAGGQLKRLDLATGLSQTVVPASDPRGGSWSDDGEIYYSSGASSALSQVSASSGPSHRATELDSSRGEQSHRFPLALPGGALIYTCFGNDEIAGIYWRGPAGTPARRILPEVSRASYDRRGYLLWVHDGSLVAQRFDPANGTLSGEISPLAAQIGAEEQAAAEDWYSVSASGTIALRHGARESTELAWFDRRGAPLAAVTSAARLMEPALSPDGRQVAVQTVTAGEKGQLWIFDAAGLDQGRRLTFDAGGETPVWSPDGRAIAYTSPRTSGWAVFRKSSDGSGAEELLFESGVGCWVDSWFPDGKSLLIERYDPDRGADLWILPLDGSKKAVPFLEGRANEAHAAVSPDGKLVAYVSDDGGVGQVFVRAVASAGGNWQVSRDGGDWPHWRADGKELYFAGHDRVLRAVPVTSTDPFSFATPIALFRLRTPEPKVTSNRTYFSPAPDGQRFLVNQLVGEGGGARIEVVMNWSPPPESR
- a CDS encoding beta-lactamase family protein, whose amino-acid sequence is MRCSPGVATAVLFAVAISPAVAAPIPPDLDARIDALFAEHSGADRPGCAVGVVRDGEPIVARGYGRANLESNLPITSTTTFNLGSVGKQFTALTALMLERSGRLDLEADVRRFVPELDPSVPPIRVRDLLVHTSGLRDEGTLGLLAGRAARDMDGLLALLARQRGLNFRPGTRHEYSHSDYSVLALVLEHVTNEPLGDLLERSIWRPLGMTSTRLHDRRGRPIPGRAFAYTQSAGGFGVRFPGSTLVGGSNVYSSVDDLARWERNFVTAEVGGREAIDRMLARPRLPSGEPGPYAYGLRHGSWRGLRTIARGGSGGGFATEILRLPDQRLAVTVLCNLLPAHPGRLAREVAALLVADSLAPVAAETLPSSPRRSPADELARDAGWYRPIDDRWNVVHMIAVDGVLHEELDGSLIPLTRLAADRYADGESLTYEFTQPEGAPRRLTLRTEDEPEVLVRTVWTGLWRPAPAELEEYLGEFVSDELATRWRFAREGEVLVVHRDGAVTPCPLQPIERDLFRLVPGGPESCARIGLAMTRDASGHVDGFALSAIPDPYEIVRGVRFERIVRAKG